Proteins encoded together in one Hevea brasiliensis isolate MT/VB/25A 57/8 chromosome 16, ASM3005281v1, whole genome shotgun sequence window:
- the LOC110632449 gene encoding phosphomethylpyrimidine synthase, chloroplastic isoform X2 — protein sequence MASVQATSLASALCKNGTQKFPSSSFSPRFDVVAGRGFIKKETLPRSLVSSVPRATLTFDPPTTNSDKTKQRKHTVDPSSPDFLPLPSFEQCFPRSTKEHREIVHEQSGHVLKVPFRLVHLSGDEPSFDNYDTSGPQNISPRIGLPKLRKDWVDRREKLGSPRYTQMYYAKQGIITEEMLYCAAREKLDPEFVRSEVARGRAIIPSNKKHLELEPMIVGRNFLVKVNANIGNSAVASSIEDEVYKVQWATMWGADTVMDLSTGRHIHETREWILRNSAVPVGTVPIYQALEKVNGIAENLSWEVFRDTLIEQAEQGVDYFTIHAGVLLRYIPLTAKRMTGIVSRGGSIHAKWCLAYHKENFAYEHWDDILNICNQYDVALSIGDGLRPGSIYDANDTAQFAELLTQGELTRRAWEKDVQVMNEGPGHIPMHKIPENMQKQLEWCNEAPFYTLGPLTTDIAPGYDHITSAIGAANIGALGTALLCYVTPKEHLGLPNRDDVKAGVIAYKISAHAADLAKGHPHAQAWDDALSKARFEFRWMDQFALSLDPMTAMSFHDETLPSEGAKVAHFCSMCGPKFCSMKITEDVRKYAEEHGYGSAEEAVQRGMDAMSAEFLAAKKTVSGEQHGEVGGEIYLPASYIKSSER from the exons ATGGCTTCGGTGCAAGCTACTAGTTTGGCCTCAGCTTTGTGCAAAAATGGCACCCAGAAGTTTCCGAGCAGCTCCTTCTCGCCGAGGTTTGATGTTGTGGCTGGGCGTGGATTTATTAAGAAAGAAACGCTGCCTCGTTCTTTGGTTTCATCTGTTCCCAGAGCGACGTTAACCTTTGATCCTCCAACAACCAATTCAGATAAAACTAAGCAGAGGAAGCATACTGTTGATCCTTCTTCTCCTGATTTCCTTCCTCTTCCCTCCTTCGAACAGTGTTTTCCAAGGAGTACCAAAGAACACAG GGAAATTGTTCACGAACAATCTGGTCATGTTCTCAAAGTTCCTTTCAGACTGGTCCACTTGTCTGGGGATGAACCCAGTTTTGATAATTATGATACCAGTGGTCCTCAAAACATTAGTCCCCGAATAG GACTTCCTAAACTGCGCAAAGACTGGGTTGATAGGCGGGAGAAGCTAGGCTCACCAAGGTACACTCAGATGTACTATGCGAAGCAAGGAATAATAACTGAGGAAATGTTGTATTGTGCTGCTCGTGAGAAACTTGACCCAGAGTTCGTGAGGTCAGAGGTTGCACGTGGACGGGCAATAATCCCTTCCAACAAGAAGCACCTAGAGTTAGAGCCAATGATAGTTGGAAGAAATTTTTTGGTCAAAGTCAATGCAAATATTGGAAATTCTGCTGTTGCAAGCTCTATTGAGGATGAAGTTTATAAGGTTCAATGGGCAACCATGTGGGGTGCTGACACTGTCATGGACCTTTCAACAGGTCGCCACATTCATGAGACCCGTGAATGGATATTACGAAACTCTGCTGTACCAGTTGGAACTGTACCCATCTATCAAGCACTTGAAAAAGTTAATGGAATTGCTGAAAATCTGAGCTGGGAAGTCTTCAGAGACACATTGATTGAACAAGCAGAGCAGGGCGTTGATTATTTCACTATCCATGCGGGGGTTCTTCTACGATACATTCCTTTAACTGCAAAAAGAATGACGGGAATTGTTTCTCGTGGAGGATCAATTCATGCAAAGTGGTGTTTGGCTTATCACAAGGAGAATTTTGCCTATGAACACTGGGACGACATACTTAACATCTGTAATCAATATGATGTGGCTCTTTCAATTGGCGATGGGCTGAGACCTGGGTCCATATATGATGCAAATGATACTGCTCAGTTTGCAGAGCTCTTGACTCAAGGGGAACTAACCCGTAGAGCATGGGAGAAGGATGTACAG GTTATGAATGAAGGACCGGGCCATATTCCTATGCACAAAATCCCAGAGAACATGCAAAAACAGCTAGAGTGGTGCAATGAAGCACCTTTCTACACACTTGGACCCCTGACGACAGATATTGCTCCTGGATACGATCACATTACCTCTGCCATTGGTGCTGCCAACATTGGTGCTCTTGGCACTGCTCTACTCTGTTATGTCACGCCAAAGGAGCATCTTGGATTGCCAAATAGGGATGATGTGAAGGCGGGGGTTATAGCATATAAGATATCTGCACATGCAGCCGATTTAGCAAAAGGTCACCCTCATGCTCAAGCCTGGGATGATGCATTAAGCAAGGCCCGATTTGAGTTCAGATGGATGGATCAATTTGCTTTATCCTTGGACCCCATGACTGCAATGTCCTTCCATGATGAAACCCTGCCATCAGAAGGTGCAAAAGTAGCACATTTCTGCTCTATGTGTGGGCCAAAGTTCTGCTCCATGAAGATAACAGAGGATGTGCGGAAGTATGCAGAGGAGCATGGTTATGGTAGTGCTGAGGAAGCTGTGCAGCGTGGGATGGATGCCATGAGTGCTGAATTCCTGGCTGCTAAGAAAACTGTTAGTGGAGAACAACATGGTGAAGTTGGTGGAGAAATCTACCTGCCAGCAAGTTACATTAAATCCTCTGAAAGGTAA
- the LOC110632449 gene encoding phosphomethylpyrimidine synthase, chloroplastic isoform X1 translates to MASVQATSLASALCKNGTQKFPSSSFSPRFDVVAGRGFIKKETLPRSLVSSVPRATLTFDPPTTNSDKTKQRKHTVDPSSPDFLPLPSFEQCFPRSTKEHREIVHEQSGHVLKVPFRLVHLSGDEPSFDNYDTSGPQNISPRIGLPKLRKDWVDRREKLGSPRYTQMYYAKQGIITEEMLYCAAREKLDPEFVRSEVARGRAIIPSNKKHLELEPMIVGRNFLVKVNANIGNSAVASSIEDEVYKVQWATMWGADTVMDLSTGRHIHETREWILRNSAVPVGTVPIYQALEKVNGIAENLSWEVFRDTLIEQAEQGVDYFTIHAGVLLRYIPLTAKRMTGIVSRGGSIHAKWCLAYHKENFAYEHWDDILNICNQYDVALSIGDGLRPGSIYDANDTAQFAELLTQGELTRRAWEKDVQVMNEGPGHIPMHKIPENMQKQLEWCNEAPFYTLGPLTTDIAPGYDHITSAIGAANIGALGTALLCYVTPKEHLGLPNRDDVKAGVIAYKISAHAADLAKGHPHAQAWDDALSKARFEFRWMDQFALSLDPMTAMSFHDETLPSEGAKVAHFCSMCGPKFCSMKITEDVRKYAEEHGYGSAEEAVQRGMDAMSAEFLAAKKTVSGEQHGEVGGEIYLPASYIKSSERSV, encoded by the exons ATGGCTTCGGTGCAAGCTACTAGTTTGGCCTCAGCTTTGTGCAAAAATGGCACCCAGAAGTTTCCGAGCAGCTCCTTCTCGCCGAGGTTTGATGTTGTGGCTGGGCGTGGATTTATTAAGAAAGAAACGCTGCCTCGTTCTTTGGTTTCATCTGTTCCCAGAGCGACGTTAACCTTTGATCCTCCAACAACCAATTCAGATAAAACTAAGCAGAGGAAGCATACTGTTGATCCTTCTTCTCCTGATTTCCTTCCTCTTCCCTCCTTCGAACAGTGTTTTCCAAGGAGTACCAAAGAACACAG GGAAATTGTTCACGAACAATCTGGTCATGTTCTCAAAGTTCCTTTCAGACTGGTCCACTTGTCTGGGGATGAACCCAGTTTTGATAATTATGATACCAGTGGTCCTCAAAACATTAGTCCCCGAATAG GACTTCCTAAACTGCGCAAAGACTGGGTTGATAGGCGGGAGAAGCTAGGCTCACCAAGGTACACTCAGATGTACTATGCGAAGCAAGGAATAATAACTGAGGAAATGTTGTATTGTGCTGCTCGTGAGAAACTTGACCCAGAGTTCGTGAGGTCAGAGGTTGCACGTGGACGGGCAATAATCCCTTCCAACAAGAAGCACCTAGAGTTAGAGCCAATGATAGTTGGAAGAAATTTTTTGGTCAAAGTCAATGCAAATATTGGAAATTCTGCTGTTGCAAGCTCTATTGAGGATGAAGTTTATAAGGTTCAATGGGCAACCATGTGGGGTGCTGACACTGTCATGGACCTTTCAACAGGTCGCCACATTCATGAGACCCGTGAATGGATATTACGAAACTCTGCTGTACCAGTTGGAACTGTACCCATCTATCAAGCACTTGAAAAAGTTAATGGAATTGCTGAAAATCTGAGCTGGGAAGTCTTCAGAGACACATTGATTGAACAAGCAGAGCAGGGCGTTGATTATTTCACTATCCATGCGGGGGTTCTTCTACGATACATTCCTTTAACTGCAAAAAGAATGACGGGAATTGTTTCTCGTGGAGGATCAATTCATGCAAAGTGGTGTTTGGCTTATCACAAGGAGAATTTTGCCTATGAACACTGGGACGACATACTTAACATCTGTAATCAATATGATGTGGCTCTTTCAATTGGCGATGGGCTGAGACCTGGGTCCATATATGATGCAAATGATACTGCTCAGTTTGCAGAGCTCTTGACTCAAGGGGAACTAACCCGTAGAGCATGGGAGAAGGATGTACAG GTTATGAATGAAGGACCGGGCCATATTCCTATGCACAAAATCCCAGAGAACATGCAAAAACAGCTAGAGTGGTGCAATGAAGCACCTTTCTACACACTTGGACCCCTGACGACAGATATTGCTCCTGGATACGATCACATTACCTCTGCCATTGGTGCTGCCAACATTGGTGCTCTTGGCACTGCTCTACTCTGTTATGTCACGCCAAAGGAGCATCTTGGATTGCCAAATAGGGATGATGTGAAGGCGGGGGTTATAGCATATAAGATATCTGCACATGCAGCCGATTTAGCAAAAGGTCACCCTCATGCTCAAGCCTGGGATGATGCATTAAGCAAGGCCCGATTTGAGTTCAGATGGATGGATCAATTTGCTTTATCCTTGGACCCCATGACTGCAATGTCCTTCCATGATGAAACCCTGCCATCAGAAGGTGCAAAAGTAGCACATTTCTGCTCTATGTGTGGGCCAAAGTTCTGCTCCATGAAGATAACAGAGGATGTGCGGAAGTATGCAGAGGAGCATGGTTATGGTAGTGCTGAGGAAGCTGTGCAGCGTGGGATGGATGCCATGAGTGCTGAATTCCTGGCTGCTAAGAAAACTGTTAGTGGAGAACAACATGGTGAAGTTGGTGGAGAAATCTACCTGCCAGCAAGTTACATTAAATCCTCTGAAAG GAGTGTATGA